One part of the Microlunatus elymi genome encodes these proteins:
- a CDS encoding glycosyltransferase has protein sequence MDDNPALGEHPESPLDAGETAFLPRIKAPLGSSTPTHPTPQPAAAPAKPPATNQHASAPAGNGSTQTAVLDPDDPWAWASAADEPEIVDISHCRVTAVLVTQNAGGWLSETLTALAGLTRRPNRVIAIDNESTDNTLDLLDDAIQRRELDAVYLGRHGYGYGDAIRSALDQDAAEHGSGTGPGSTAGPGSTAGPGSTAGAEDWLWLLHDDAAPAPQALAQLLGHVVTDPSIDITGPKLLRPRRRHRPYEISELGVSIAGSGRRHLGLDSGEIDQGQRDQPVRRLGVSSCGMLVRRTVFDQLGGFDPAVPGFRDGVEFGWRAQLAGHRVMTTPAATMVHRQVGRAGLRPSGIGGKHPDKVDRELGMALVAAHAPAPALPFVWLRLVFGCIVHAVGYLIGKVPGRAAEEIAAARSFACHPRRIVRMRKRLQGLTTDPRGEAAVQRLRPGRFSGAKAAIDQITAAVGNRYVAIAGSAPGAASLDELTSDELPSAPEEKKTSPWLSPIVIALLLSVVAAVVAARQLIGLGSLTSPYLLPVSTDLGNLWHTFTAAIPGAPGSTNAPWTGLIALAGTVFVGQPEWLVTVLIIGTVPLALLSVYPLIRRVITDRRVRLWAATSYALLPVLLGGTNQGRLMLSVAAILLPLLAVAGRALVLRRVGNPEAWRGGWGAGLVLTALAAFEPSLLLVAVLLAVVAAFTVARQPRKIGRLVIAIAVPLVILSPWWPTVIRTWGRLLTGPDPSLESTALPASSWMFLIGRDGGAGLPPLWVGVIVFGAIWCVALGGLLRSPRRRAVITGWVVGLVALAAAIVLSRLLVTVPTLDTLTRPYVGLYLLLGFGALVLAGAIGLDGYTQQLGRQSFSVAQPLSVLAGVLAGLIGLLGAGWWVAAGATGPIQRTELNQIPPYIVDAQDSPAAVRTLAIDLTHGRADYSVVEQGGNRLGTAERGFAFGGSQQAQQEVAGVVGRLVSGSGDSQVASDLSDLGVNYVWVSGADDDIRNRITNTPGLAGASGNTSASVWQLSQPTSRVRLVSGEQVTRLDDPVSTGETVQVPASSLQRTLRLGVPADARWSATLDGKQLTPAHDGNWQQSFLMPESGGRLVVRLNSPIPWFPIGQGVALLITIVLAAPAVRRPEVRDPVQDARRVATAGASPTMRRSLPPMADDLTSLTSTTGWNTVSGGVTTSTDGHSGDLLGTTTLEALRGGELPDDDDTREISARPIAASRARIEEDA, from the coding sequence ATGGATGACAACCCGGCGCTCGGGGAGCACCCCGAGAGCCCGCTGGACGCCGGCGAGACGGCATTCCTGCCGCGGATCAAGGCGCCCCTCGGTTCATCGACCCCAACTCACCCGACCCCGCAACCGGCGGCCGCGCCGGCCAAGCCGCCGGCCACCAACCAGCACGCTTCCGCACCGGCCGGGAACGGCAGTACGCAGACAGCGGTACTGGATCCCGACGACCCGTGGGCGTGGGCCTCGGCCGCCGACGAACCCGAGATCGTCGACATCTCCCACTGCCGGGTGACCGCAGTCCTGGTCACCCAGAACGCGGGCGGTTGGCTCTCCGAGACCCTGACCGCACTGGCCGGCCTGACCCGGCGCCCCAACCGGGTGATCGCGATCGACAATGAGAGCACCGACAACACCCTCGACCTGCTCGACGACGCCATCCAGCGCCGGGAGCTCGACGCGGTCTACCTCGGCCGCCACGGCTACGGCTACGGCGACGCGATCCGCTCCGCGCTGGACCAGGATGCCGCCGAACACGGCTCCGGGACAGGGCCCGGATCCACAGCAGGGCCCGGATCCACAGCAGGGCCCGGATCCACAGCCGGGGCCGAGGACTGGCTGTGGCTGCTGCACGACGACGCCGCACCGGCCCCGCAGGCGCTGGCGCAGCTGCTCGGCCACGTCGTCACCGACCCGAGCATCGACATCACCGGACCGAAGCTGCTCCGGCCGCGCCGCCGGCATCGGCCGTACGAGATCAGCGAACTCGGCGTCTCCATCGCCGGCTCCGGCCGTCGCCACCTGGGCCTGGACTCCGGCGAGATCGACCAGGGGCAGCGGGACCAGCCGGTCCGCCGACTCGGCGTGTCCAGCTGCGGCATGCTGGTCCGCCGGACCGTCTTCGACCAACTCGGCGGCTTCGATCCGGCCGTCCCCGGCTTCCGCGACGGCGTCGAATTCGGCTGGCGTGCCCAGTTGGCCGGTCATCGGGTGATGACCACGCCCGCCGCCACCATGGTTCACCGTCAGGTCGGCCGGGCCGGACTTCGTCCCAGCGGCATCGGCGGCAAGCATCCGGACAAGGTCGACCGCGAGCTCGGGATGGCGTTGGTCGCCGCGCACGCCCCGGCGCCCGCGCTGCCGTTCGTCTGGCTGCGGCTGGTGTTCGGCTGCATCGTGCACGCCGTCGGCTACCTGATCGGCAAGGTGCCCGGCCGGGCGGCCGAGGAGATCGCCGCGGCGCGATCGTTCGCCTGCCACCCGCGGCGGATCGTCCGGATGCGCAAACGGCTGCAGGGACTGACGACGGATCCGCGCGGCGAGGCCGCGGTGCAGCGATTGCGGCCCGGCAGATTCAGCGGCGCCAAGGCCGCGATCGACCAGATCACCGCCGCCGTCGGCAACCGGTACGTGGCGATCGCAGGTTCCGCGCCCGGCGCGGCCAGCCTGGACGAGCTGACCAGCGACGAGCTGCCGAGCGCGCCGGAGGAGAAGAAGACCAGCCCGTGGCTGTCGCCGATCGTGATCGCGCTGCTGCTGAGCGTGGTCGCGGCCGTGGTCGCCGCCCGTCAACTGATCGGTCTCGGCTCGCTGACAAGTCCTTACCTGCTGCCGGTCAGCACCGACCTCGGCAACCTGTGGCACACCTTCACCGCCGCCATCCCGGGTGCGCCCGGGAGCACCAACGCCCCGTGGACCGGCCTGATCGCGCTGGCCGGCACGGTATTCGTCGGCCAGCCCGAGTGGTTGGTCACCGTGCTGATCATCGGCACCGTGCCGCTGGCCCTGCTCAGCGTCTACCCGTTGATCCGGCGCGTCATCACCGATCGTCGGGTCCGGCTCTGGGCCGCCACCAGCTACGCCCTGCTGCCGGTGCTGCTCGGCGGCACGAACCAGGGCCGGCTGATGCTCAGTGTGGCCGCGATCCTGTTGCCGCTGCTGGCCGTGGCCGGCCGCGCGCTGGTGCTGCGCCGGGTCGGCAACCCGGAGGCCTGGCGCGGCGGCTGGGGTGCCGGTCTGGTGCTGACCGCACTGGCCGCCTTCGAGCCGTCCCTGCTGCTGGTCGCCGTGCTGCTCGCCGTGGTCGCCGCGTTCACCGTGGCCCGGCAACCGCGCAAGATCGGCCGGCTGGTGATCGCGATCGCGGTCCCGCTGGTCATCCTCAGCCCGTGGTGGCCGACCGTGATCCGGACCTGGGGCCGGCTGCTCACCGGCCCCGATCCGTCGCTCGAATCCACCGCATTGCCGGCCTCGAGTTGGATGTTCCTGATCGGCCGCGACGGTGGGGCCGGGCTGCCGCCGCTGTGGGTCGGCGTGATCGTGTTCGGCGCGATCTGGTGTGTCGCCCTCGGCGGCCTGCTGCGTTCGCCGCGCCGCCGGGCCGTGATCACCGGCTGGGTGGTCGGCCTGGTCGCGCTCGCCGCCGCCATCGTGCTGTCCCGGCTGCTGGTCACCGTCCCGACCCTGGACACCCTGACCAGGCCGTACGTCGGTCTCTATCTGCTGCTCGGATTCGGCGCGCTGGTGCTGGCCGGGGCGATCGGGTTGGACGGCTACACCCAGCAGTTGGGCCGGCAGAGTTTCTCCGTCGCCCAGCCGCTGTCGGTGCTTGCCGGTGTGCTGGCCGGACTGATCGGGCTGCTCGGCGCCGGCTGGTGGGTTGCCGCCGGTGCCACCGGACCGATCCAGCGGACCGAGCTGAACCAGATTCCGCCGTACATCGTCGACGCGCAGGACAGCCCGGCCGCCGTTCGTACCCTGGCCATCGACCTGACCCACGGACGCGCCGACTACTCGGTGGTGGAGCAGGGCGGCAACCGGCTCGGCACCGCCGAGCGCGGCTTCGCCTTCGGCGGCTCGCAGCAGGCCCAACAGGAGGTCGCCGGCGTGGTCGGCCGGTTGGTCTCCGGGTCCGGGGACTCCCAGGTCGCCTCCGATCTGTCCGATCTCGGCGTCAACTACGTCTGGGTCAGCGGGGCCGATGACGACATCCGGAACCGGATCACCAACACCCCCGGCCTGGCCGGCGCCAGCGGCAACACCTCGGCTAGCGTCTGGCAGCTGAGCCAGCCGACCTCGCGGGTCCGGCTGGTGTCGGGTGAGCAGGTGACCCGGCTGGACGACCCGGTCAGCACCGGCGAGACGGTTCAGGTCCCGGCCAGCAGCCTGCAACGCACGCTGCGGCTCGGCGTACCGGCCGATGCCCGTTGGTCCGCGACGCTGGACGGCAAGCAGCTGACACCCGCCCACGACGGCAACTGGCAGCAGAGCTTCCTGATGCCCGAGTCCGGCGGCCGGCTGGTGGTTCGGCTGAACAGTCCGATTCCGTGGTTCCCGATCGGCCAGGGCGTCGCGCTGCTGATCACCATCGTGCTGGCCGCGCCGGCGGTGCGCCGTCCGGAGGTGCGCGATCCGGTGCAGGACGCGCGCCGAGTGGCCACCGCCGGGGCGAGCCCGACGATGCGGCGCAGCCTGCCGCCGATGGCCGACGATCTGACCTCGCTGACCAGCACCACCGGCTGGAACACCGTCTCCGGAGGCGTCACCACCTCGACCGACGGACACTCCGGCGACCTGCTCGGCACCACCACGCTGGAGGCACTGCGCGGCGGTGAGTTGCCCGACGACGACGACACCCGGGAGATCTCGGCTCGGCCGATCGCTGCATCCCGGGCGCGGATCGAGGAGGACGCATGA
- a CDS encoding WhiB family transcriptional regulator produces the protein MEEFGLEPDFDDEGALGWQERALCAQTDPEAFFPEKGGSTREAKKVCLSCDVRSECLEYALSNDERFGIWGGLSERERRKLKKRAV, from the coding sequence ATGGAGGAGTTCGGGCTGGAACCGGATTTCGACGACGAAGGCGCATTGGGCTGGCAGGAACGGGCTCTGTGTGCGCAGACCGATCCCGAGGCGTTCTTCCCGGAGAAGGGCGGATCGACCCGTGAGGCCAAGAAGGTCTGCCTGTCCTGCGACGTCCGCTCCGAGTGCTTGGAGTACGCGTTGTCCAACGACGAGCGGTTCGGCATCTGGGGCGGGTTGAGTGAGCGCGAGCGGCGCAAGCTGAAGAAGCGAGCCGTCTAG
- the cofD gene encoding 2-phospho-L-lactate transferase has translation MQIAVLAGGVGGSRFVQGVRRAYPDATVTVIVNTADDITLHGLHISPDLDTMMYSLGGGIDPERGWGRAEETWRVGGELAAYGVEPSWFGLGDLDLATHLVRTQMLDAGYPLSTVTQALCTRWLRDADQRAQPVQLVPMTDDRVETHVVIDDPAAASGRRAVHFQEYWVKLHAEPEARQVLQVGIDKCRPAPGVLEAISTAELVLLAPSNPVVSIGPVLGVPGITAAIRAAKAPVVGFSGIIGGAPVLGMAHRLLPAIGVDVDAGSVGLHYGARPADGVLDAWIVDTADAGALPRLREHGLIAASTDLIMSEPAATADFIQHGVKLATE, from the coding sequence GTGCAGATTGCGGTGTTGGCCGGTGGTGTTGGTGGTTCGAGATTCGTCCAGGGCGTCCGTCGGGCGTACCCGGACGCGACCGTGACGGTGATCGTCAACACGGCCGACGACATCACCCTGCACGGCCTGCACATCTCTCCCGACCTGGACACCATGATGTACAGCCTGGGCGGTGGGATCGATCCCGAACGCGGCTGGGGCCGGGCGGAGGAGACCTGGCGGGTCGGCGGCGAGTTGGCTGCCTACGGCGTCGAACCGTCCTGGTTCGGGCTGGGCGACCTCGACCTGGCGACCCATCTCGTACGGACTCAGATGCTGGATGCCGGCTATCCGCTGTCGACGGTGACCCAGGCGCTGTGTACCCGATGGCTGCGCGACGCCGATCAGCGGGCCCAACCGGTACAGCTGGTGCCGATGACCGACGACCGGGTGGAGACCCACGTGGTGATCGACGACCCGGCCGCGGCGTCCGGCCGGCGGGCAGTGCACTTCCAGGAGTACTGGGTCAAGCTGCATGCCGAGCCCGAGGCCCGGCAGGTGCTGCAGGTCGGCATCGACAAGTGCCGGCCCGCTCCCGGCGTACTGGAGGCGATCTCGACCGCCGAGCTGGTGCTGCTCGCGCCGAGCAATCCGGTGGTGTCGATCGGCCCGGTGCTGGGCGTGCCGGGCATCACTGCGGCGATCCGGGCGGCCAAGGCGCCGGTGGTCGGCTTTTCCGGCATCATCGGCGGTGCGCCGGTGCTGGGCATGGCGCACCGGCTGCTGCCGGCGATCGGCGTCGACGTCGACGCCGGCTCGGTCGGGCTGCACTACGGCGCTCGCCCGGCCGACGGCGTGCTGGACGCCTGGATCGTGGACACCGCCGACGCTGGGGCCTTGCCGCGGTTGCGCGAGCACGGACTGATCGCCGCCAGCACGGATCTGATCATGAGTGAACCGGCGGCCACCGCCGACTTCATCCAGCACGGCGTGAAGCTGGCCACCGAGTGA